In one Ictalurus furcatus strain D&B chromosome 10, Billie_1.0, whole genome shotgun sequence genomic region, the following are encoded:
- the ubap1lb gene encoding ubiquitin-associated protein 1-like, whose amino-acid sequence MSWLDEVPFKIPLGSLGEVKKEAELVTDPEIIVPDYLKILQETEYVFSLENWVLTGVQGGYSVPNDLHPSKVAATCPPYWMLFSSPQQSRLASRWSSDFWEPNPRRRSHSLNAAHIHAMNDRVKFNISNSDDDDDSSDNEEASLSRPKCKDSGLRRQVLDVKFLHSHCSSDLLNLPSACGLSSQQRSSILQCSLPNSETQGRNLWKIHNHDDSFHELSSPGLNSSMPLAPTRPLGSHATVHDSSVELLSALSPEEQQLLEAVTEHGYSLRTAIIALQKTGHRSPEQILSYLVACDHLCELGYDEAQVEEALEMFQNCETKAEEFLHLLTQFHEMGFQQNAIKEVLLMHGNHRDRALEELMMHVT is encoded by the exons ATGTCTTGGCTGGATGAAGTGCCCTTCAAAATCCCTCTGGGCTCCCTTGGAGAGGTCAAAAAGGAGGCGGAACTTGTCACAGATCCAGAAATCATTGTGCCAGACTATCTAAAGATCCTCCAGGAAACAGAG TATGTCTTCAGTCTGGAGAACTGGGTTCTGACGGGTGTGCAGGGTGGCTACAGCGTGCCGAATGACCTCCACCCATCTAAGGTGGCAGCGACTTGCCCTCCATACTGGATGTTGTTCAGcagtcctcagcagagcaggctGGCTAGCCGCTGGAGCAGTGACTTCTGGGAGCCCAATCCTCGGCGACGCAGCCACAGTCTTAATGCGGCTCACATCCATGCTATGAATGACAGAGTCAAGTTCAACATTTCCAATTCGGATGATGATGACGACTCTTCTGATAACGAGGAGGCTTCTTTGTCAAGACCAAAATGTAAGGATTCAGGCTTAAGAAGACAAGTGCTAGATGTGAAATTCCTGCATTCTCATTGCTCTTCAGATCTCCTCAACCTACCTTCAGCTTGTGGCCTCTCCTCACAGCAGCGCTCCAGCATCCTACAATGCTCTCTCCCAAATTCGGAAACACAAGGAAGGAACTTGTGGAAAATCCACAACCATGATGACTCATTTCATGAGCTTTCA TCTCCAGGCCTGAACTCTAGCATGCCCCTGGCCCCCACACGGCCCCTCGGTTCCCATGCAACAGTCCATGACTCCTCTGTGGAACTGCTCTCAGCTCTCAGCCCTGAAGAACAGCAGCTCTTGGAGGCCGTGACTGAGCATGGATACTCATTACGGACGGCCATCATCGCCCTGCAGAAAACTGGCCATCGGAGCCCAGAGCAG ATCCTGAGTTACCTTGTGGCATGTGACCATCTTTGTGAACTTGGCTATGATGAAGCTCAAGTAGAGGAAGCTCTGGAGATGTTTCAGAACTGTGAGACGAAG gcCGAGGAGTTTCTTCACCTCCTCACTCAGTTTCATGAGATGGGCTTTCAGCAGAATGCTATCAAGGAAGTCCTGCTGATGCATGGGAACCATCGTGATCGTGCCCTGGAGGAGCTCATGATGCATGTCACCTGA
- the pdcd7 gene encoding programmed cell death protein 7 has product MDKSQEYHYSGGSPHPPAPNMAPRGDFPAAPSAESWDVYRQHQAQQVPSRHWGPFPPARPPPPSHGSPHVYPPHLPFDPSRPPPGYFATSPGPSPSTSPSSNLKPGHSEDPPGFHLPHRDYQSNTDRGHFDQTGSFSNSAPPSYQSSFQSNNNNILPHNYSVDHHNQSYPSRAPPDHPDKNSNKSDEDAWQRKQDEQWVSAFLHRRRKTAPPSAKPSPPKHTVSDFREKLYTAVKMLSELSEVCQTLKNNLENENAWTDSYSRAAELKSSLKESLRTLSDPDRVDMVKKKLALIKKKRARVRRKKAEHEEEKQEQEARAAEKEAAIDKHQMKKIQEIEEKNRERELKLAADAVLSEVRRKQADAKRMLDILKALEKLRKLRREAASRKGMFPGKESDEVFEGHLTRLRSLIRKRTAVYGAEENALRVMLEGEQEEERKRDHEKRQRKEREKLLQRKRDIDMMLFGAELPVDHPLQPYQEYYTQAERSLPALVQIRRDWDQFLVPVDHPDGSSIPQGWVLPDPPSDDVWASALEK; this is encoded by the exons ATGGACAAATCGCAGGAGTATCATTATTCCGGAGGGTCACCGCATCCACCTGCACCGAATATGGCGCCGAGAGGAGACTTCCCTGCAGCACCTTCTGCCGAGTCATGGGATGTTTACCGGCAGCACCAGGCTCAACAGGTTCCGTCCCGTCACTGGGGCCCGTTTCCTCCGGCACGACCACCACCGCCCTCGCACGGGTCTCCTCATGTTTATCCACCACATCTGCCTTTCGACCCAAGCAGACCTCCTCCTGGTTATTTCGCGACATCTCCAGGACCGAGCCCTTCAACGTCTCCTTCTTCAAACCTAAAGCCTGGACACAGTGAGGACCCACCTGGCTTTCATCTACCCCACAGAGATTACCAGTCTAACACGGACAGAGGACATTTTGATCAGACTGGCAGTTTTTCAAACTCTGCTCCACCGTCATATCAGTCTAGTTTTCAGTCTAACAACAATAACATCCTGCCTCATAATTACTCTGTGGACCATCATAACCAAAGTTATCCATCCAGAGCTCCTCCTGATCATCCTgacaaaaacagcaacaagTCTGATGAGGATGCTTGGCAGAGAAAACAAGACGAGCAGTGGGTTAGTGCTTTTttacacagaagaagaaaaacggCACCACCTTCTGCAAAGCCCTCTCCTCCAAAGCACACGGTGTCTGATTTCAGGGAGAAGTTGTACACAGCGGTTAAAATGCTCTCCGAGCTCTCAGAGGTGTGCCAAACCTTAAAAAACAACCTCGAGAATGAAAACGCATGGACAGACTCGTACTCGAGAGCAGCGGAGCTGAAGAGCAGCCTGAAAGAAAGCCTGAGGACTCTGAGTGATCCGGACAGAGTGGACATGGTGAAGAAGAAATTGGCTCTGATCAAGAAGAAGCGAGCACGCGTGCGCAGGAAGAAGGCTGAGCACGAGGAGGAGAAACAAGAGCAAGAAGCACGGGCCGCAGAGAAAGAGGCGGCCATTGATAAGCACCAGATGAAGAAGATACAAGAAATCGAAGAGAAAAACAGG GAGCGAGAACTGAAGCTGGCGGCCGATGCGGTACTCTCTGAAGTCAGGAGGAAGCAAGCTGATGCCAAGAGAATGCTGGACATCCTGAAAGCTCTAGAGAAGCTGCGGAAACTTCGCAGAGAAGCTGCGTCCAGAAAAG GCATGTTTCCAGGAAAGGAGAGTGACGAGGTGTTTGAGGGCCACCTGACGCGGCTCAGGTCTCTGATCAGGAAACGCACAGCTGTCTACGGGGCCGAGGAGAATGCACTGAGGGTCATGCTGGAGGGAGAGCAAGAGGAGGAACGCAAACGTGATCATGAGAAGCGGCAGAGAAAAGAGCGAGAGAAGCTGCTGCAGAGGAAACGGGACATCGACATGATGCTGTTTGGAG CTGAACTGCCTGTCGATCATCCACTTCAGCCGTACCAAGAGTACTACACCCAGGCAGAAAGATCACTACCTGCCCTCGTCCAAATAAG GAGAGACTGGGATCAGTTTTTGGTTCCTGTGGATCACCCTGATGGTTCCAGCATTCCTCAGGGCTGGGTTCTACCAGATCCACCATCTGATGACGTCTGGGCCAGCGCTCTCGAGAAATGA
- the kbtbd13a gene encoding kelch repeat and BTB domain-containing protein 13, translated as MMEPSSCAGSELEPAQTVCRAQVSENAAVRVRLAGNVFTVDKTLLEDNCEYFRALYQSGMKECQQEEICLQVVRARGFLLALRVIHGERPILDSDEIVEAVECAAFLQVKLLVKHLVNIINSDNCLLIYHSAATYGLWELFKSAALFICDMYQDLKEDIQCLPKELTDYIESLIPSTYATIGAHSPTIKLLQDFMRTVCYLDEDKNDWKVLTHLPLNTSTTMAGVTVLDNKIFIVGGVYDISNKVVDSGFCYDVASDKWTTFSSPQQLRYNCTLVGHEGSLYVLGGEFERSTMSSVENYNVSTDTWRFAAHLPRPASAVACTKTMGRIFICLWKPKDTTEIYEYVVDRDEWSLVTTLIRHQSYGHCMVAHRDNLYVMRNGPCDDFLRCMMDCYNLTSGQWTAMPGQYENSKGALFTAVVRGDSVFTVNRRATVEYAIEDNKWRIKKEMTGFPRIGSMWTFLLRLPKKTKEPLGMDDLTNGQVFTASSHVLPSSSVECYY; from the coding sequence ATGATGGAGCCCAGCAGTTGTGCTGGCTCAGAGTTAGAACCTGCTCAGACAGTTTGTCGAGCTCAAGTCTCTGAAAACGCAGCAGTGAGAGTGAGGCTAGCTGGCAATGTGTTCACAGTAGACAAAACCCTCCTGGAAGACAACTGCGAATACTTCCGGGCGCTTTACCAATCAGGAATGAAGGAATGCCAGCAGGAGGAAATTTGCCTTCAGGTAGTGCGTGCCCGTGGCTTTCTTCTGGCTCTTCGGGTGATTCATGGCGAGAGGCCTATCCTTGATAGTGATGAAATTGTTGAAGCTGTAGAGTGTGCTGCTTTCCTTCAGGTGAAGCTTCTTGTTAAACATCTTGTAAACATAATTAATTCTGATAACTGCCTCCTCATTTATCATTCAGCTGCCACTTATGGTTTATGGGAACTGTTCAAAAGTGCAGCTTTGTTCATTTGTGATATGTACCAAGACCTCAAGGAGGATATACAGTGTTTGCCAAAGGAACTTACTGATTACATTGAGTCTCTTATTCCTAGTACATATGCTACCATCGGGGCCCACTCACCCACCATTAAGCTACTGCAGGACTTTATGAGGACAGTGTGTTACCTTGATGAGGATAAGAATGACTGGAAAGTTCTCACTCACCTACCACTCAACACTAGCACCACCATGGCTGGGGTTACAGTCCTTGATAACAAGATCTTCATTGTCGGTGGTGTGTATGACATAAGCAATAAAGTTGTAGACTCTGGCTTCTGCTACGATGTGGCCTCAGATAAATGGACGACATTTTCAAGCCCACAACAGCTCCGGTATAATTGTACCTTGGTGGGACATGAAGGCTCTCTTTATGTGCTTGGTGGAGAGTTTGAAAGATCCACCATGTCATCTGTAGAAAATTATAATGTGTCCACAGACACATGGAGATTTGCCGCTCATCTTCCAAGACCTGCATCTGCTGTAGCTTGTACTAAGACTATGGGTAGGATATTCATTTGTCTGTGGAAACCAAAAGACACCACTGAGATCTACGAATATGTAGTGGACAGGGATGAGTGGAGTCTAGTGACCACACTGATAAGACATCAAAGTTATGGGCATTGTATGGTGGCACACAGGGACAATTTGTATGTGATGAGGAACGGGCCATGCGATGACTTCTTGAGATGTATGATGGACTGTTATAACCTAACCTCAGGTCAGTGGACAGCCATGCCAGGACAATATGAGAACAGCAAAGGAGCTTTATTCACAGCAGTTGTGAGAGGTGATTCTGTTTTTACGGTGAACCGCAGGGCGACAGTGGAGTATGCCATAGAGGACAACAAATGGAGGATAAAAAAAGAGATGACAGGATTTCCAAGAATTGGCTCCATGTGGACTTTTCTCCTGAGACTGCCAAAGAAAACCAAAGAGCCACTGGGAATGGACGATTTGACAAATGGCCAAGTTTTTACTGCGTCCTCTCACGTACTTCCAAGCTCTTCTGTAGAATGCTATTATTGA